From one Neofelis nebulosa isolate mNeoNeb1 chromosome 4, mNeoNeb1.pri, whole genome shotgun sequence genomic stretch:
- the LOC131510497 gene encoding LOW QUALITY PROTEIN: olfactory receptor-like protein OLF4 (The sequence of the model RefSeq protein was modified relative to this genomic sequence to represent the inferred CDS: deleted 1 base in 1 codon) yields MLYAVFLINTNLCYFISLFPRSHLHHMEPSNETQISKFLLLGFSEEPGLQPLIFGLFLSMYLITVFGNLLIILAISTDPNLHTPMYFFLANLSFVDICFTSTTVPKMLVNIRTQSKVITYEDCIAQIYFLILFGVLDVFLLSVMAYDRFVAICHPLHYTIIMNPRLCGLLILVSWIMSVLYSLLQTLMAFQLSFCTEVEIPHFFCELNQMLQLACSDTFLNNVVMYLAAVLLGGGPFAGILYSYSKIVSSIRGIASAKGKYKTFSTCASHLSVVCLFYCTMLGVYLSSAATHSSRSSATASVMYTVVTPMLNPFIYSLRNKDMKRALKALFGKETLHGQLS; encoded by the exons ATGTTATATGCAGTTTTCTTGAT TAATacaaatttatgttattttatttccctctttcccaGAAGTCACCTCCACCACATGGAACCAAGCAATGAAACACaaatttcaaagtttcttcttctgggattttcAGAGGAACCAGGACTGCAGCCCCTCATATTTGGGCTTTTCCTCTCCATGTACCTGATCACTGTGTTTGGCAACCTGCTCATCATCttggccatcagcacagaccccaacctccacacgcccatgtacttcttcctggccaaCCTGTCCTTTGTAGACATCTGCTTCACATCCACCACCGTCCCGAAGATGCTGGTGAACATCCGGACTCAGAGCAAAGTCATAACCTATGAGGACTGCATCgcacagatttattttctcatactcTTTGGTGTGTTGGACGTCTTTCTGCTGAGtgtgatggcctatgaccggTTTGTGGCCATCTGTCACCCCCTGCACTACACGATCATCATGAACCCCAGGCTCTGTGGACTCCTGATTCTGGTGTCCTGGATCATGAGTGTTCTGTATTCCTTGTTACAAACCTTAATGGCATTTCAGCTGTCCTTCTGTACAGAGGTGGAAATCCCCCACTTTTTCTGTGAACTCAATCAGATGCTCCAACTTGCCTGTTCTGACACCTTTCTTAATAACGTGGTGATGTATCTTGCAGCTGTCCTGCTGGGTGGTGGTCCTTTTGCTGGGATCCTTTACTCTTATTCCAAGATAGTTTCCTCTATACGTGGGATTGCATCAGCTAAGGGCAAGTATAAAACCTTTTCCACCTGTGCGTCTCACCTGTCGGTCGTGTGTTTATTTTACTGTACGATGCTTGGTGTGTACCTGAGCTCTGCTGCTACCCACAGCTCACGGTCAAGTGCCACAGCCTCAGTGATGTACACGGTGGTCACgcccatgctgaaccccttcatctaTAGCTTGAGGAACAAAGACATGAAAAGGGCTCTGAAAGCACTCTTTGGGAAGGAGACC TTACATGGCCAATTGTCATAA
- the LOC131510498 gene encoding olfactory receptor 7A5-like: MEPGNITRISKFLLLGFSERPELQPLIFGLFLSMYLITVFGNLLIILAISSDSHLHTPMYFFLANLSFVDICFTSTTVPKMLWNIQTQTKVITYEDCITQMNFFITFAGMDDFLLSVMAYDRFVAICHPLQYTVIMNPRLCGLLVLVSWITSVLYSLEHTLMVLRLSFCTEVEIPHFFCELNQMIQLACSDTFLNNVVMYLAAMLLGGGLLVWILYSYSKIVSSICGISSAQGKYKAFSTCASHLSVVSLFYCASLGVYLSSAATQSSRSSATASVMYTVVTPMLNPFIYSLRNRDIKRALKRIVGIQ; encoded by the coding sequence ATGGAACCAGGGAATATTACACGGATATCAAAATTTCTTCTCCTGGGATTTTCAGAGAGACCAGAGCTGCAGCCCCTCATATTTGGGCTTTTCCTCTCCATGTACCTGATCACTGTGTTTGGCAACCTGCTCATCATCCTGGCCATTAGCTCTgactcccacctccacacccccatgtacttcttcctggccaaCCTGTCCTTTGTAGACATCTGCTTCACCTCCACCACCGTCCCGAAGATGCTCTGGAACATCCAGACCCAGACCAAAGTCATAACCTATGAGGACTGTATCACACAAATGAACTTTTTCATAACCTTTGCGGGGATGGACGACTTTCTCCTGAGTGTGATGGCCTATGACAGGTTTGTGGCCATCTGTCACCCTCTGCAATACACGGTCATCATGAACCCCCGGCTCTGTGGACTCCTGGTTCTGGTGTCCTGGATCACGAGTGTCCTGTATTCCTTGGAACACACCTTAATGGTGTTGAGGCTGTCCTTCTGTACAGAGGTAGAGATCCCCCACTTTTTCTGTGAACTCAATCAGATGATCCAACTTGCCTGTTCTGACACCTTTCTTAATAACGTGGTGATGTACCTTGCAGCTATGCTGCTGGGTGGTGGTCTGCTTGTCTGGATCCTTTACTCTTATTCTAAGATAGTTTCTTCCATATGTGGGATCTCATCTGCTCAGGGCAAGTATAAAGCGTTTTCTACCTGTGCATCTCACCTGTCGGTTGTCTCCTTATTTTATTGTGCAAGCCTAGGTGTGTACCTTAGCTCTGCTGCTACCCAGAGCTCACGGTCAAGTGCCACAGCCTCGGTGATGTACACGGTGGTCACgcccatgctgaaccccttcatctacagcctgaggaacagaGACATAAAGAGGGCTCTGAAAAGAATCGTTGGGATCCAGTGA